The following proteins come from a genomic window of Methanocella conradii HZ254:
- a CDS encoding class I SAM-dependent methyltransferase encodes MCNTKCILFGAINLKKEEIEGKRIIEIGSLDVNGSLRPLLESYNPKEYIGVDIVKGPGVDKVCNVENLVEEFGENVFDVVISTELLEHVKDWRKAISNMKKICKEGGFILITTRSKGFRYHGYPYDFWRFEIGDMKNIFQDCEILALERDTSAPGVFIKAKKMNNFNEIDLSSYALYSIILNRKVKDIEEKDLKSFYFKFSFKRVVFKAFQKIATTVN; translated from the coding sequence ATGTGTAACACAAAGTGTATTCTATTTGGCGCTATTAACCTAAAAAAGGAAGAAATTGAAGGGAAACGCATAATTGAAATAGGGTCTTTAGACGTTAATGGGAGCTTAAGGCCATTATTAGAATCTTATAATCCTAAAGAATATATCGGCGTTGATATTGTAAAAGGCCCTGGCGTCGATAAGGTATGCAATGTCGAAAATTTGGTAGAAGAGTTTGGGGAGAATGTTTTTGATGTCGTGATTTCGACAGAGCTATTAGAGCATGTAAAAGACTGGAGAAAAGCTATTTCAAATATGAAAAAAATATGTAAAGAGGGAGGATTTATTTTAATAACCACTAGGTCGAAGGGATTCCGTTATCATGGATATCCATACGATTTTTGGAGGTTTGAAATAGGCGACATGAAGAACATATTTCAGGACTGTGAAATTTTAGCATTAGAGAGGGACACTTCGGCGCCAGGAGTATTCATTAAAGCCAAAAAGATGAATAATTTTAATGAGATAGATCTATCCAGCTATGCTTTATACTCAATAATTTTAAATAGAAAGGTAAAAGACATAGAGGAAAAGGACCTTAAAAGTTTTTATTTTAAGTTTAGCTTTAAACGTGTAGTTTTTAAGGCTTTTCAGAAAATAGCTACAACGGTTAATTAG
- a CDS encoding glycosyltransferase family 2 protein, whose translation MHSKVVIIILNWNGWKDTVECLESLYQIGYSNYAIILVDNGSEDESIEKIKLYCNGELSVESKFFKYDSSNKPIKVIEYRREEAESGGGNEKKIAGLPSKRKLILIKNEKNYGFAEGNNIGIRYALKALNPDYVLLLNNDTVVDPEFLSNMVKVAELDKTIGVLGPKICYYDVNGQNNVIACIGGKIDWKKYAYHIGENLKDSAENSVGVNECDWVSGTCLMLNIKEAPIKFLNSEFFFGCEDVDLCIRLKEFNYKCVTVLSSRIWHKAGQSRKKRHTNHIFVMIADIKTNYKFLKTHSKRYMLYFPLQVIHLFFHVIKKYIIKINNNIFNFYRKRS comes from the coding sequence ATGCATTCAAAAGTTGTAATCATAATCCTTAACTGGAATGGGTGGAAAGACACTGTTGAGTGCCTCGAATCACTTTATCAAATCGGTTATTCCAATTATGCTATAATTTTAGTTGATAACGGCTCCGAGGATGAATCAATAGAAAAGATAAAATTATATTGTAATGGTGAATTATCGGTAGAATCCAAATTTTTTAAATATGATTCGAGTAACAAGCCCATAAAAGTTATAGAATACAGAAGAGAAGAAGCGGAAAGTGGCGGAGGCAATGAAAAAAAGATTGCTGGCTTACCTTCAAAAAGAAAACTTATACTAATAAAGAATGAGAAGAATTATGGGTTCGCTGAAGGCAATAATATTGGGATAAGATATGCTTTGAAGGCTTTGAACCCCGATTATGTCTTGCTTTTGAACAATGACACTGTCGTTGACCCGGAATTTTTAAGCAATATGGTGAAAGTAGCGGAGCTGGACAAGACGATTGGCGTTCTCGGGCCTAAGATTTGTTATTATGATGTTAATGGTCAAAATAACGTAATTGCATGTATTGGTGGTAAAATAGATTGGAAAAAATATGCATATCATATTGGAGAGAATCTTAAAGATTCTGCGGAAAATTCGGTAGGCGTCAATGAATGTGATTGGGTTTCAGGAACGTGTCTTATGTTAAATATAAAAGAAGCGCCGATAAAATTTCTAAATAGTGAGTTTTTCTTTGGCTGTGAAGATGTGGACCTGTGCATACGCCTCAAAGAATTCAATTATAAATGTGTTACGGTTTTAAGTTCGAGAATTTGGCATAAAGCAGGCCAATCCAGGAAAAAAAGACATACAAATCATATTTTTGTGATGATAGCAGACATAAAAACGAATTATAAATTTTTAAAAACACATAGCAAAAGATATATGCTGTATTTTCCTTTACAGGTTATTCATCTGTTTTTTCACGTCATTAAAAAATATATAATAAAAATAAATAATAATATATTTAATTTTTATCGTAAACGCTCTTAA